Proteins from a single region of Sordaria macrospora chromosome 7, complete sequence:
- a CDS encoding mitochondrial 54S ribosomal protein uL6m, with product MFAPSRRRVLEAAASASASSTVVTLPGFLVPAFQQTAAAAARRNFSATTTRPSKLGRTPLSIPPGVEITIGEPFIKRDMTQWKQQPKRKITVQGPLGQLEMDIPDFIKIDHDVEARRATLSVANRDEKQQREMWGTTWAYLNRFIMGVSEGHTAVLRLVGIGYRATIDTRPEKEEYPGQQFVCLKLGFSHPVEMGVPEGIKASTPQPTRILLEGINREQVMTFAADIRRWRVPEPYKGKGIFVNGETIKLKQKKIK from the exons atGTTCGCCCCAAGCCGAAGGAGGGTCCTTGAGGccgctgcctctgcctctgcctcttccaCCGTCGTCACTCTCCCCGGTTTCCTCGTGCCGGCTTTCCAGCagactgccgccgccgccgcccggcGCAACTTCTCCGCGACGACAACCCGCCCGTCCAAGCTCGGCCGCACCCCGCTCAGCATCCCTCCCGGCGTCGAGATCACCATTGGCGAGCCCTTCATCAAGCGCGACATGACGCagtggaagcagcagcctAAGCGCAAGATTACCGTGCAGGGCCCGTTGG GACAACTCGAGATGGACATCCCCGACTTCATCAAGATCGACCACGACGTCGAGGCGAGGAGAGCGACTCTCAGCGTAGCGAACCGGgacgagaagcagcagcgagAGATGTGGG GAACGACATGGGCGTACCTTAACCGCTTCATTATGGGTGTATCAGAAGGTCACACGGCCGTGTTGCGCCTGGTCGGTATCGGTTACAGAGCCACCATCGACACCCGccccgagaaggaggagtacCCCGGCCAGCAATTCGTCTGCCTCAAGCTCGGCTTCTCCCACCCCGTCGAGATGGGCGTCCCCGAGGGCATCAAGGCCAGCACGCCGCAGCCGACGAGAATCTTGCTCGAGGGCATCAACAGAGAGCAGGTCATGACCTTTGCCGCCGACATCAGGAGGTGGCGTGTACCGGAACCGTACAAGGGTAAGGGTATCTTTGTCAACGGCGAGACCATCAAGttgaagcagaagaagatcaaATAG